In Chitinivibrionales bacterium, the following proteins share a genomic window:
- a CDS encoding ParA family protein: protein MGKIIAVCNQKGGVGKTTTAINLAATLAAAEHKTLLLDMDPQCNATTGIGKDKKDIGLSVYEVVTNRKKGEKEVLLKDIILPVEHMKYLDIAPASPDLASAEIELVNMIAREKCLKNAIEQIRNEYEYLIIDSPPSLGLLTVNILSAADSVLIPIQCEYYALEGLAELLNTIRLVQKNLNSKLVIEGALLTMYDGRLNLSRQVAEDVRSCFPEKVFKTIIARNVKLSEAPSFGKPIILYDIMSSGAENYLNLAKEIMHNG from the coding sequence TTGGGAAAAATTATTGCGGTGTGTAATCAGAAAGGCGGCGTTGGGAAAACCACAACAGCCATAAATCTTGCCGCCACACTTGCTGCTGCGGAGCATAAAACGCTGCTCCTCGATATGGATCCGCAGTGCAATGCAACGACAGGGATCGGCAAAGATAAAAAGGATATCGGACTTTCCGTCTATGAGGTCGTGACAAACAGAAAAAAAGGTGAAAAGGAGGTGCTTCTCAAAGATATCATCCTCCCAGTTGAACATATGAAATATCTCGATATTGCTCCGGCAAGCCCTGATCTTGCTTCAGCCGAGATTGAACTTGTAAATATGATTGCCCGGGAAAAATGCTTGAAAAACGCTATCGAGCAAATCCGGAATGAATATGAATATCTCATTATTGATTCGCCACCATCACTTGGCCTTCTTACGGTCAATATTCTGTCTGCAGCAGACTCGGTGCTTATTCCCATTCAATGCGAATATTATGCTCTTGAAGGACTTGCCGAACTGCTTAATACTATAAGGCTTGTTCAGAAAAACTTGAACTCAAAATTGGTGATTGAAGGCGCACTGCTCACCATGTATGACGGCAGGTTGAATCTATCCCGGCAGGTGGCAGAAGATGTTCGGTCATGCTTTCCCGAAAAGGTTTTTAAAACAATAATAGCAAGAAATGTCAAACTATCCGAGGCGCCCTCTTTTGGCAAACCGATTATCCTCTATGATATAATGTCCTCTGGTGCGGAGAACTATTTGAATCTTGCAAAGGAAATAATGCACAATGGGTAA
- the rsmG gene encoding 16S rRNA (guanine(527)-N(7))-methyltransferase RsmG, which translates to MKKINKIHLERAKNCYELKELERLGLTPTLEQRDMILKYISLLLKWNAAAGLISPGDEEHLFLRHFCDSLQPLLLFGFKKSAKILDIGPGGGFPSIPIRIFRPDLVIVLAESNKKKCMFLSQVKTDLTLNNVEVYNGRVEKMPVPEKGFDYVISRGLGTMQKFSMLARPFLAPDGHMYTFKTKQFSQELENITSSKEKDGIKISEIAEYDLGNQIFGLNLVSLELTR; encoded by the coding sequence ATGAAAAAAATTAACAAAATCCACCTTGAGAGAGCAAAGAACTGCTATGAACTCAAGGAGTTAGAGCGCCTCGGGCTAACCCCGACCCTTGAACAGAGAGATATGATATTAAAATACATATCCCTTCTTCTTAAATGGAATGCTGCAGCGGGGCTTATTTCTCCTGGGGATGAAGAGCACCTTTTTTTACGGCATTTTTGTGATTCTTTACAACCTCTGCTTCTGTTTGGTTTTAAAAAAAGTGCAAAAATACTGGATATTGGTCCTGGCGGCGGTTTTCCTTCTATCCCCATCCGTATTTTCCGGCCAGATCTTGTAATTGTGCTTGCCGAATCCAATAAAAAGAAGTGCATGTTTCTTTCGCAAGTAAAGACGGATTTGACGCTAAATAATGTTGAAGTCTATAACGGAAGAGTTGAAAAAATGCCCGTCCCTGAAAAAGGATTTGATTATGTAATAAGCAGAGGCCTTGGGACGATGCAAAAATTCTCCATGCTTGCTCGACCGTTTTTGGCTCCTGATGGCCATATGTACACCTTTAAAACAAAGCAATTTTCTCAGGAACTCGAGAATATAACGTCAAGTAAGGAAAAAGACGGAATCAAAATAAGTGAGATTGCCGAGTATGATCTTGGAAACCAAATTTTTGGTCTTAACCTTGTTTCCTTGGAGTTGACCAGATAA
- the mnmG gene encoding tRNA uridine-5-carboxymethylaminomethyl(34) synthesis enzyme MnmG yields MKFDIIVIGGGHAGIEAAHISALKGLKVLLVTSHLDLIAQMSCNPAIGGIAKGNIVREIDALGGLMARIADKAGIHFKMLNQTKGMAVWGNRAQADKKDYRNIARKYLEEQPMVDLLQGFVRAIKAKGDKARAVVLDNGEEIEGTCIIFAMGTFLNGIAHIGLTSFPCGRLGEPPSLDLSESIKEFGIKSGRLKTGTSPRINGNTVKYEKLAKQNGDAKPWPFSFSTSKPLENKVVCWITKSTTETHRAILENLDRSPLYTGKIKSVGPRYCPSIEDKVVRFGERDGHTLFLEPEGLDTNEMYLNGLSTSLPFDVQVKMVHSIPGLEQADILRPGYGIEYDFFPPTQLWPTLESKSVKNLYFAGQINGTSGYEEAAGQGLLAGINASAAVIGEEPLVLGRDSSYVGVLIDDLVTKGTQEPYRMFTSRAEHRLILRQDTADERLMPIALRRGLISKELYEKRERVWEQKAGYREKLSEVKISPGEWEKKSKASIKVKMKASELLKRPEIKIEEILNIIDLKIEDREIRSAIEADIKYSGFIENDLEKLESYRKMENEILPENINYNNIKGLLNESRIKLLQIRPRSLGQALRIPGVTPADITVLMVYLSNQMFHVKQR; encoded by the coding sequence ATGAAATTTGATATTATCGTCATTGGTGGCGGCCATGCGGGCATAGAAGCTGCGCATATAAGCGCCCTCAAAGGATTAAAGGTTCTTTTAGTTACCTCGCATTTGGATCTGATTGCCCAAATGTCTTGCAACCCGGCGATTGGAGGCATTGCAAAGGGAAACATCGTTCGTGAAATCGATGCGCTTGGCGGGCTCATGGCGCGCATTGCCGATAAGGCTGGCATTCATTTCAAAATGCTCAATCAGACAAAGGGCATGGCGGTCTGGGGAAACAGGGCTCAGGCAGATAAAAAAGATTATAGGAATATTGCACGAAAATATCTAGAAGAACAGCCAATGGTCGATCTGCTTCAAGGATTTGTGAGGGCCATAAAAGCAAAAGGAGACAAAGCCCGTGCCGTTGTTCTTGATAACGGTGAAGAAATAGAGGGCACGTGCATTATTTTTGCAATGGGTACTTTTTTAAATGGCATTGCCCATATTGGTCTTACCTCATTTCCCTGCGGACGGCTCGGGGAACCACCTTCTTTGGACCTTAGCGAATCAATAAAAGAGTTTGGAATTAAATCCGGAAGGCTTAAAACCGGAACATCACCTAGGATTAACGGCAATACGGTTAAATACGAAAAATTGGCAAAACAAAATGGTGATGCAAAACCTTGGCCGTTTTCATTTTCTACTTCGAAACCCCTGGAAAATAAAGTTGTATGTTGGATCACTAAATCAACGACGGAGACCCATCGGGCTATTCTGGAGAATTTGGATCGCTCCCCCCTCTATACCGGCAAAATAAAAAGTGTCGGGCCACGGTACTGTCCGTCTATAGAGGACAAAGTGGTTCGGTTTGGAGAAAGAGATGGGCATACATTATTTTTAGAACCGGAGGGTTTGGACACGAACGAAATGTATCTGAACGGGTTGTCAACGAGTTTGCCTTTTGACGTTCAGGTAAAAATGGTACATAGTATACCCGGCCTCGAACAAGCGGATATCCTTAGGCCAGGATATGGGATAGAGTATGATTTTTTTCCCCCTACCCAACTTTGGCCAACCCTCGAATCCAAAAGCGTAAAAAATTTGTATTTTGCCGGGCAAATTAATGGTACATCTGGTTACGAAGAAGCGGCTGGTCAAGGATTGCTTGCTGGAATAAATGCCTCCGCTGCCGTAATAGGGGAAGAACCTCTCGTGCTGGGCAGAGACAGTTCATATGTAGGAGTTCTTATCGATGACTTGGTTACAAAAGGGACACAGGAGCCGTATCGGATGTTTACTTCACGCGCCGAGCATCGGCTCATTCTTCGTCAGGATACTGCTGATGAGCGCCTCATGCCGATCGCTTTGCGTCGAGGACTTATTTCCAAAGAGCTTTACGAAAAAAGAGAACGTGTGTGGGAACAAAAGGCAGGATATAGAGAGAAACTTTCCGAAGTAAAGATATCACCCGGAGAATGGGAAAAAAAGAGCAAGGCCTCAATTAAAGTTAAAATGAAGGCGTCCGAATTGTTAAAGAGACCTGAGATAAAAATTGAAGAAATTCTCAATATTATTGATTTAAAAATTGAGGACAGGGAAATTCGATCAGCAATCGAGGCAGATATAAAATATAGCGGCTTTATTGAAAACGATTTGGAAAAGCTGGAAAGTTATCGCAAAATGGAAAATGAAATCCTCCCTGAAAATATTAATTATAATAACATTAAAGGATTGCTAAACGAATCTCGAATAAAGTTATTACAAATAAGGCCAAGATCCCTTGGACAGGCTTTAAGGATTCCCGGCGTTACGCCGGCAGACATAACGGTACTTATGGTATATCTTTCTAACCAGATGTTTCACGTGAAACAACGGTGA
- the mnmE gene encoding tRNA uridine-5-carboxymethylaminomethyl(34) synthesis GTPase MnmE, translated as MLLNIEKTIAALSTGNVKSALAVIRVSGKDAFSIVGKCINPSDTFKEIPPKTICLYRFTSVQNQRAIDQITAIKYLAPNSYTGENMVEILCHGGEIIIEKILSELVKNGAVIAGKGEFTRRAFLNGKMNLVKVEAIQGLINSQVDKEYKAAMESYLEGYKQILFKWKNTLKEIVRNIEAEIEFPDEDDIKKKKKNHLKKIIKIRKDIEMEIKKRQKSQIIEKGVFVPIVGITNAGKSSLFNLMLECERSIVHWEEGTTRDMVSEDILIAGEKIKLLDTAGLRNTSSNVEQIGIKKTQEYINKAALIIWVTPANIQITEHEKILLKKKGKIICIISKTDLMDGDTKKKFCVANHIPYFGACLKDKHERKRIVDFIGKEVKKIIGTLEFSSLVRNQRQMNLADSMAKQLHAVEKLYSSGEEIISLYLRNVLNDIGEMVGDTTNEEILDSIFSEFCIGK; from the coding sequence ATGCTTTTGAATATCGAAAAGACCATTGCTGCTCTTTCAACAGGTAATGTTAAAAGTGCTCTTGCGGTAATTCGTGTATCAGGAAAAGATGCATTTTCTATTGTGGGGAAATGTATTAATCCATCTGATACCTTTAAAGAAATTCCTCCAAAAACCATTTGTCTGTATAGATTCACTTCGGTGCAAAATCAAAGAGCCATCGACCAAATTACTGCAATTAAATATTTAGCACCTAATTCTTACACGGGCGAAAATATGGTAGAAATTTTATGCCACGGGGGAGAAATCATCATAGAAAAGATACTGTCTGAATTGGTAAAAAATGGTGCAGTTATCGCAGGAAAGGGGGAATTTACCCGGCGAGCCTTTTTAAACGGAAAAATGAACCTTGTAAAAGTAGAGGCAATACAAGGACTCATCAATAGCCAGGTGGATAAAGAATATAAGGCCGCAATGGAAAGCTATTTAGAAGGTTATAAACAAATATTATTTAAATGGAAAAATACCTTAAAGGAAATAGTGCGTAATATTGAGGCTGAAATAGAATTTCCAGACGAAGATGATATAAAAAAGAAGAAAAAAAACCATTTAAAGAAAATAATAAAAATAAGAAAAGACATAGAAATGGAGATAAAAAAAAGGCAAAAATCACAAATTATCGAAAAAGGTGTTTTTGTTCCAATCGTTGGAATAACCAACGCAGGAAAGTCTAGCCTATTTAATCTTATGCTTGAATGTGAACGGTCTATCGTCCATTGGGAAGAAGGAACAACACGCGACATGGTTAGTGAGGATATACTAATAGCTGGCGAAAAAATAAAGCTATTGGATACTGCGGGACTTCGAAATACTAGTAGCAATGTGGAGCAAATTGGAATAAAAAAAACTCAGGAATACATCAATAAAGCCGCACTAATTATCTGGGTAACACCTGCAAACATCCAGATAACTGAACACGAAAAGATATTATTGAAAAAAAAGGGAAAAATAATTTGTATTATCAGCAAGACAGACCTCATGGATGGAGATACAAAGAAAAAATTTTGTGTGGCAAACCATATTCCTTATTTTGGCGCTTGTTTAAAAGATAAGCACGAGCGCAAAAGGATTGTTGATTTTATTGGAAAAGAGGTAAAAAAGATTATCGGGACATTGGAATTTTCATCCCTTGTTCGGAACCAACGACAAATGAATTTAGCCGATAGCATGGCAAAGCAACTCCATGCGGTAGAAAAACTCTATAGTTCGGGCGAGGAAATTATTTCATTATATCTTAGGAATGTGTTAAACGACATCGGAGAAATGGTTGGAGATACAACAAACGAGGAAATATTAGATAGCATATTTTCCGAATTTTGTATTGGCAAGTAA
- the yidC gene encoding membrane protein insertase YidC, which translates to MDKNTVLAIILILVTIMFFQMYENRASMKSQDVSSGPLKKSLQKNEVSTTPTKDTVYKAITITPNVNSPAKEIGEPQKIIGDTIWIENEKILCGISEIGARIISLKMKEYGYDRIKPNLTDPKEQVDLIGCSAVGGGNLTIDGDNFDNKPFKLKGNSGKKINISNSEEISISFESNAAGGSVIEKRYTFKGNSYKIGLNIISGSLDGKNITVGWKCGITESEFYKASVKQYNNAYVNEQRKVHIFDGKNIEHLQQKKPEKDEKTGFYKWAAITSKYFLVAIVADTVKDADLLIEGYDAKATDDIKAQGQRQQIIDYSLSIKRSGDGNREGYWIYAGPSKLSLLRSFKIKFEKVLFGGWEWLIRADLWFPFICEWMLWLLVYVENIVKDYGVTIIILTIIIRAITFPLSQSSMKSMNRIKLLQPKINHLRERYKTNPKKMNEEIMALYREEGVNPLNPGCLPMFLQMPILIGLYIVLLKAIELRGAHTWMVPWVKDLSQPEILISLRQLGLDKIFPNGIPMYGYGIALMPIIMAILTFIQTKMTTKDPNQKAMVYFMPVFMLVVFNNFPAGLVFYWTFSNVLGILQQYILDKSMQKERAAYLEAEEKRNHAIKKSKK; encoded by the coding sequence GTGGATAAAAACACCGTTTTAGCTATTATCCTTATATTAGTGACGATAATGTTTTTTCAAATGTATGAAAATCGCGCATCGATGAAAAGTCAAGATGTTTCTTCTGGTCCATTGAAAAAATCTTTACAAAAGAACGAAGTATCAACCACGCCAACAAAGGACACTGTATACAAGGCTATAACGATAACCCCAAACGTTAATTCTCCTGCAAAAGAAATCGGCGAACCCCAAAAAATCATTGGAGATACCATTTGGATAGAAAACGAAAAAATATTATGCGGGATTTCAGAAATTGGCGCACGAATTATTTCTCTTAAAATGAAAGAATACGGATACGACCGGATTAAACCGAACCTTACCGATCCAAAAGAGCAAGTGGACCTTATCGGCTGCTCAGCTGTTGGCGGCGGCAATTTAACGATAGATGGTGATAATTTTGATAATAAGCCGTTTAAATTAAAGGGGAACTCAGGTAAAAAAATTAATATAAGCAATAGTGAAGAAATATCGATATCCTTTGAAAGTAATGCGGCCGGAGGTTCTGTTATCGAGAAACGATATACTTTTAAAGGGAACAGTTACAAAATTGGGCTTAATATTATCTCCGGTTCTCTCGATGGAAAAAACATTACTGTCGGATGGAAATGCGGAATCACGGAAAGTGAATTTTATAAAGCAAGCGTAAAACAATACAACAATGCATATGTCAACGAACAACGGAAAGTACATATTTTTGACGGAAAGAATATCGAGCATCTGCAACAGAAAAAACCGGAAAAAGATGAGAAAACGGGATTTTACAAATGGGCGGCCATTACGTCAAAATATTTTTTAGTTGCCATCGTTGCGGACACGGTAAAAGACGCCGACCTTCTTATTGAAGGATACGATGCAAAGGCCACCGATGATATCAAAGCGCAAGGGCAGAGACAACAGATTATAGATTATTCTCTATCAATAAAAAGAAGCGGTGACGGGAACAGGGAAGGATATTGGATTTATGCCGGGCCGAGCAAACTTTCTCTTCTCAGGTCTTTTAAAATTAAATTTGAAAAAGTGCTTTTTGGCGGTTGGGAATGGCTGATAAGAGCCGACCTCTGGTTTCCCTTTATTTGCGAATGGATGCTGTGGTTGTTGGTATATGTCGAAAATATTGTAAAAGATTACGGTGTTACGATAATCATCCTCACTATAATTATACGGGCTATTACATTTCCTCTTTCACAAAGCAGTATGAAATCAATGAATAGGATAAAACTTCTTCAACCGAAAATAAACCACCTTCGGGAGCGCTATAAAACCAACCCTAAAAAGATGAATGAAGAAATAATGGCTCTATACCGGGAAGAGGGAGTAAACCCATTAAATCCCGGTTGTCTTCCCATGTTTTTACAGATGCCGATTTTAATCGGACTTTATATCGTGCTGCTAAAAGCAATAGAGCTGCGAGGCGCCCATACATGGATGGTTCCGTGGGTAAAAGACCTTTCCCAGCCGGAAATTCTCATTAGCCTCAGGCAATTGGGATTAGATAAAATTTTTCCAAACGGCATACCAATGTATGGCTATGGCATTGCATTAATGCCAATCATTATGGCGATCCTTACGTTTATCCAGACTAAAATGACGACAAAGGATCCAAATCAAAAGGCAATGGTATATTTCATGCCGGTATTTATGCTCGTCGTCTTCAACAATTTTCCCGCTGGACTTGTTTTTTATTGGACTTTTTCAAATGTTCTGGGAATATTGCAGCAGTATATACTTGACAAAAGCATGCAAAAAGAAAGGGCGGCATATCTAGAAGCTGAGGAAAAAAGAAACCATGCAATTAAAAAATCTAAAAAATAG